One window of Desulfarculus baarsii DSM 2075 genomic DNA carries:
- a CDS encoding cytochrome C assembly family protein: MNDFLHWATVAAYLAGTALYLAFVAAQRDGLRRVGGAVLWLGLGLHTAGLATAWWELGVVPALNLGQSLALLSWALMAATLVANLRLEIMVMGALSGPICTMLLLAGNWLPAPVGQPGPVFKSVWLGVHVFGLLGGYGLLLLACLAGLLYMRQERALRSKRLGPLFQRLPSLSRLDQFGHWTMVSGFTLMTVGLVGGAIFAHGVMGSFLRGTPKEVCALVTWLAYAAVIHTRLVQGWRGRRGAWLMVAAFGLVLFTFVGAGLLFNDYHSFESIIKFTGAVS, translated from the coding sequence ATGAACGATTTTTTGCATTGGGCCACGGTGGCGGCGTATTTGGCTGGGACGGCGTTGTATTTGGCGTTCGTGGCGGCGCAGCGCGATGGTTTGCGTCGTGTGGGCGGGGCGGTTTTATGGCTGGGTCTGGGGTTGCACACGGCGGGGCTGGCCACGGCGTGGTGGGAGCTGGGGGTCGTGCCGGCGTTGAACCTGGGCCAGAGTCTGGCGCTGTTGTCGTGGGCGCTGATGGCGGCGACGTTGGTGGCCAATCTGCGTTTGGAGATCATGGTGATGGGTGCGTTGAGCGGGCCCATCTGCACGATGCTGTTGTTGGCGGGCAACTGGCTGCCCGCGCCGGTGGGCCAGCCGGGGCCGGTGTTCAAGAGCGTTTGGTTGGGGGTGCATGTTTTCGGCTTGCTGGGTGGCTATGGCCTGTTGTTGTTGGCCTGCCTGGCGGGGCTTTTGTACATGCGGCAGGAGCGGGCGCTACGCAGCAAGCGTTTGGGGCCGCTTTTCCAGCGTTTGCCGTCGCTTTCGCGGCTGGACCAGTTTGGCCATTGGACGATGGTTTCGGGTTTTACGTTGATGACGGTTGGCCTGGTGGGCGGGGCGATTTTCGCGCACGGGGTGATGGGTTCGTTTTTGCGGGGCACGCCCAAGGAGGTTTGCGCGCTGGTGACGTGGTTGGCCTACGCGGCGGTGATTCACACGCGGCTGGTGCAGGGCTGGCGTGGCCGGCGGGGGGCCTGGCTGATGGTGGCGGCCTTTGGGCTAGTGCTGTTCACGTTCGTGGGGGCCGGCCTTTTATTCAATGATTATCACTCGTTCGAGTCTATCATCAAATTCACGGGGGCCGTTTCGTGA
- the hemA gene encoding glutamyl-tRNA reductase, producing the protein MNLLLVGVNHKTAPVELRECLAPAADGAERILRRVLDIGEVDEAFLVSTCNRVELLTAGDGPQPAEAVKAALTDGRRAEAQRLERAFYVHHDDEAVRHLFRVASSLDSLVVGEPQILGQIKESFRLACESGACRAVLNRLLHTTFRVAKRVRSETNIGGAAVSVPFAAVQLAKKIFDDLAGLRALLVGAGEMAELAAEHLLAGGVAELTVANRTYERALALAGRLRGRACAMDELAQALSQSDIVVTSTGAVEPVISQAMAKAALKKRRHRPVFFIDIAVPRDVDPKVAELEGCFVYDIDDLTQVVEQNRASRQEEAAQAELIVAEEVGKFREWLDALAVVPTIAALSAKAEAIRRAEVEFTLRGGAIQGEEQAEAIDRLTRSLVKKLLHDPILFLKEQGHASAETRRDQLALVKRLFGLGPEEG; encoded by the coding sequence GTGAACCTTTTGCTGGTTGGCGTCAATCACAAGACCGCGCCGGTGGAGCTGCGTGAGTGCCTGGCTCCGGCCGCCGATGGCGCGGAGCGGATTCTGCGGCGCGTGTTGGATATCGGCGAGGTGGACGAGGCCTTTTTGGTCTCGACCTGCAATCGCGTGGAGCTATTGACCGCCGGCGACGGGCCCCAGCCGGCCGAGGCGGTCAAGGCGGCCCTGACCGACGGCCGCCGGGCCGAGGCCCAAAGGCTGGAGCGGGCCTTTTACGTCCACCACGACGACGAGGCCGTGCGGCACTTGTTCCGCGTGGCCAGCAGCCTGGACTCGCTGGTGGTGGGCGAGCCGCAGATTTTGGGCCAGATCAAGGAATCGTTTCGCCTGGCCTGTGAAAGCGGGGCCTGTCGGGCGGTGCTCAACCGGCTTTTGCACACCACCTTTCGCGTGGCCAAGCGGGTGCGCAGCGAGACCAACATCGGCGGCGCGGCGGTGAGCGTGCCTTTCGCGGCGGTGCAGTTGGCCAAAAAGATCTTCGACGACCTGGCCGGCTTGCGGGCGCTGTTGGTGGGGGCGGGCGAGATGGCCGAGCTGGCGGCCGAGCACCTGCTGGCCGGCGGCGTGGCCGAGCTGACCGTGGCCAACCGCACCTACGAGCGGGCCCTGGCCCTGGCCGGCCGTTTGCGGGGCCGGGCCTGCGCCATGGACGAGCTGGCCCAGGCCCTGAGCCAGAGCGACATCGTCGTCACCTCCACCGGCGCGGTGGAGCCGGTGATCAGCCAGGCCATGGCCAAGGCGGCGCTGAAGAAACGCCGACATCGGCCGGTGTTTTTCATCGACATTGCCGTGCCGCGGGACGTGGACCCCAAGGTGGCGGAGCTTGAGGGCTGTTTTGTCTACGATATCGACGACCTGACCCAAGTCGTCGAGCAAAACCGCGCCAGCCGGCAAGAAGAGGCCGCCCAGGCCGAATTGATCGTGGCCGAGGAGGTGGGCAAGTTCCGCGAGTGGCTCGACGCCCTGGCCGTGGTGCCGACCATCGCCGCGCTCTCGGCCAAGGCCGAGGCCATCCGCCGGGCCGAGGTGGAGTTCACCCTGCGCGGCGGGGCGATCCAGGGCGAGGAGCAGGCCGAGGCCATCGATCGCCTGACCCGCTCGCTGGTCAAGAAGCTCCTGCACGATCCGATCCTGTTTTTGAAAGAACAGGGCCACGCCTCGGCCGAGACCAGGCGCGATCAACTGGCCCTGGTCAAGCGGCTGTTCGGGCTGGGCCCGGAGGAGGGGTGA
- a CDS encoding AtpZ/AtpI family protein → MKRSNLRDMLIYMAFPMRVAMTFAGSVLLFFFVGRRLDDWLGAKGLVLALMVLLGIGAGGYAVYRQIINIDRPDKH, encoded by the coding sequence ATGAAACGCTCCAACCTCCGCGACATGCTGATCTACATGGCCTTTCCCATGCGGGTGGCCATGACCTTCGCCGGCTCGGTGCTGTTGTTTTTCTTTGTCGGCCGCCGGCTCGACGACTGGCTGGGGGCCAAGGGACTGGTCCTGGCGCTGATGGTGCTGCTGGGCATCGGCGCGGGCGGCTACGCGGTCTATCGCCAGATCATCAACATCGACAGGCCAGACAAACACTGA
- a CDS encoding dodecin family protein, with the protein MSEKRVARVTDIIAASPISFDDAIKVGFERAARTLRDITGMKVLEQRVAVEDNQIQEYRVRLEVIFLLES; encoded by the coding sequence ATGTCCGAAAAGAGAGTAGCTCGGGTCACCGACATCATCGCCGCCTCGCCCATCAGCTTCGACGACGCCATCAAGGTCGGCTTCGAGCGCGCCGCCCGCACCCTCAGGGACATCACCGGCATGAAGGTTCTGGAGCAACGGGTGGCCGTCGAGGACAACCAGATCCAGGAATACCGCGTGCGCCTGGAAGTTATTTTTCTCCTCGAATCCTAG
- a CDS encoding 50S ribosomal protein L11 methyltransferase encodes MSKAPYDQLFIYEVAGDARPAIGAPPAGYLGLWLEADSSFVFFDRPADEAMARILTAGPGLKLLDRHQLSYEQWQGGQALTPIVVDDLHIVPAWLDYDPPAGARLVRLDPGLVFGSGLHPTTAHCLELLHLRRQRGPLGRVLDLGCGTGILGLAAAAWGAQGVTAVDLNPLCVETTQANARRNGLALTAVEGPAQDFIHLPAQVVLSNLHWQVQELILADEAKLAHGPELILSGIMRGFAGPLEDRLGRLGYRVLQRREADFTWFTFWAAR; translated from the coding sequence GTGAGCAAGGCCCCCTACGATCAGCTTTTCATCTACGAAGTGGCCGGCGACGCCCGGCCGGCCATCGGCGCGCCGCCGGCCGGTTATCTGGGCCTGTGGCTGGAGGCCGACAGCAGCTTCGTCTTTTTCGACCGCCCGGCCGACGAGGCCATGGCGCGCATCCTGACCGCCGGGCCGGGGCTAAAGTTGCTGGACCGCCACCAACTCAGCTACGAGCAATGGCAGGGCGGCCAGGCCCTCACGCCCATCGTGGTGGACGATCTGCACATCGTGCCGGCCTGGCTGGATTACGATCCGCCGGCCGGGGCCAGGCTGGTGCGCTTGGACCCGGGCCTGGTCTTTGGCTCGGGCCTGCACCCCACCACCGCCCATTGCCTGGAGCTGTTGCATCTGCGCCGCCAGCGCGGGCCGCTGGGCCGGGTGCTGGATCTGGGCTGCGGCACGGGCATCCTGGGCCTGGCCGCGGCGGCCTGGGGCGCCCAAGGCGTCACGGCGGTGGACTTGAACCCCCTGTGCGTCGAGACCACCCAGGCCAACGCCCGCCGCAACGGCTTGGCCCTGACGGCCGTGGAGGGTCCGGCCCAGGATTTCATCCATCTGCCGGCCCAGGTGGTGCTGAGCAACCTGCACTGGCAGGTGCAAGAGCTGATTTTGGCCGACGAGGCCAAGCTGGCCCACGGCCCCGAGCTGATTTTATCGGGGATCATGCGCGGTTTCGCGGGGCCGCTGGAGGATCGCCTGGGCCGGCTGGGCTACCGCGTCTTGCAACGCCGCGAGGCCGATTTCACCTGGTTCACTTTCTGGGCGGCGCGCTGA
- the ilvD gene encoding dihydroxy-acid dehydratase encodes MRSDKVRLGVHRAPQRSLLRAMGHDDETMVKPLIGIANSYSQVVPGHIHLNDLALAVAEGVRQAGGQPMEFNTMAICDGLVMGHDGMHASLPSREIVADSVELMAQAHCFDGLVLLASCDKIVPGMLMAAARLDIPVVAVTGGPMAAGRLDGKRVDLITVFEGVAKVASGQMTPDDLARLERLACPGPGSCAGMFTANTMACITEALGLSLPGCACALAAGPEKRRIARDSGLKIVELASRDLRPSAILTPAAFENACRVDLALGGSTNTALHLPAIAHAAGVSFGLADFDRLARQTPHLCSMSPGGPMHMENLGAAGGVGGVLRALAPLIDASCLAVGGSIADYMTERQPDLVVDGQLVIHPLSAPVHDQGGIAVLRGNLAPDGAVVKQTAVAPEMMRHQGPAQVFDSEDAAVAAYDQGRIRPGGVLVVRYEGPAGGPGMREMLALTALISGGPLSGKVALITDGRFSGGSRGAAIGHVSPEAAQGGLIGLVADGDMIEIDIPGRRLELAVAAEELERRRQAWRRPAAKFARGPLARYAALVGSAAGGAVLRDDFSQGSR; translated from the coding sequence ATGCGTAGCGACAAAGTCAGACTAGGCGTTCACCGCGCGCCCCAGCGCTCGCTGTTGCGGGCCATGGGCCACGACGACGAAACCATGGTCAAGCCGTTGATCGGCATAGCCAATTCGTACTCTCAGGTCGTGCCCGGCCACATCCACCTCAACGACCTGGCCCTGGCCGTGGCCGAGGGCGTGCGCCAGGCCGGCGGCCAGCCCATGGAGTTCAACACCATGGCCATCTGCGACGGCCTGGTCATGGGCCACGACGGCATGCACGCCTCGTTGCCCAGCCGCGAGATCGTCGCCGACAGCGTCGAGCTGATGGCCCAGGCCCACTGTTTCGACGGCCTGGTGCTTTTGGCCAGTTGCGACAAGATCGTCCCCGGCATGCTCATGGCCGCCGCCCGCCTGGATATCCCGGTGGTGGCGGTCACCGGCGGACCCATGGCCGCCGGCCGCCTCGACGGCAAGCGGGTGGATTTGATCACCGTTTTCGAGGGCGTGGCCAAGGTGGCCAGCGGCCAGATGACGCCGGATGATCTGGCGCGCCTGGAGCGCTTGGCCTGCCCCGGCCCGGGCAGTTGCGCGGGGATGTTCACGGCCAACACCATGGCCTGCATCACCGAGGCCCTGGGCCTGAGCCTGCCCGGCTGCGCCTGCGCCCTGGCCGCCGGCCCGGAAAAGCGGCGCATCGCCCGCGACAGCGGCCTCAAGATCGTCGAGCTGGCGTCCAGGGATCTGCGGCCCTCGGCCATCCTGACCCCGGCCGCCTTTGAAAACGCCTGCCGGGTGGACCTGGCCCTGGGCGGCAGCACCAACACCGCCCTGCATCTGCCGGCCATCGCCCACGCCGCCGGCGTGAGCTTCGGCCTGGCCGACTTCGACCGCCTCGCGCGCCAGACGCCCCACCTGTGCTCGATGAGCCCCGGTGGGCCCATGCACATGGAAAACCTGGGCGCGGCCGGCGGCGTGGGCGGCGTGCTGCGGGCGCTGGCCCCGTTGATCGACGCCTCCTGCCTGGCCGTGGGCGGGAGCATCGCCGACTACATGACCGAGCGCCAGCCCGATCTGGTCGTCGACGGCCAGTTGGTGATCCACCCCCTTAGCGCGCCGGTGCACGACCAGGGCGGCATCGCCGTGCTGCGCGGCAACCTGGCCCCCGATGGCGCGGTGGTCAAGCAGACCGCCGTGGCCCCGGAGATGATGCGCCACCAAGGCCCGGCCCAGGTCTTTGACAGCGAGGACGCCGCCGTGGCGGCCTACGACCAGGGCCGCATCCGGCCCGGCGGCGTGCTGGTGGTGCGCTACGAGGGGCCGGCCGGCGGGCCGGGCATGCGCGAGATGCTGGCCCTGACCGCCCTGATCTCGGGCGGGCCGCTGAGCGGCAAGGTGGCCCTGATCACCGACGGCCGCTTCAGCGGCGGCAGCCGGGGCGCGGCCATCGGCCACGTATCGCCCGAGGCGGCCCAGGGCGGGTTGATCGGCCTGGTGGCCGACGGCGACATGATCGAGATAGACATCCCCGGCCGTCGCCTGGAGCTTGCGGTTGCGGCCGAGGAGTTGGAGCGCCGTCGCCAGGCCTGGCGGCGGCCCGCGGCCAAATTCGCCCGCGGCCCCCTGGCCCGCTACGCCGCCCTGGTGGGCAGCGCGGCCGGCGGCGCGGTGTTGAGGGACGATTTCTCCCAAGGGAGCAGATGA
- the ilvB gene encoding biosynthetic-type acetolactate synthase large subunit, with the protein MSSAAKAKNKPQAGTYNGADAVVDALRAQGVELIFGMVGGQIMPVYDALHRHHCFGHVLVGHEQGAAHMAEGYARATGKPGVIMTTSGPGATNLVTGLADAFMDSTPVVAITGQVASTLLGNDAFQEADMRGITMPITKHNYQVQNADDLPEIFAEAFYVALSGRPGPVLIDLPRDVAVSPCQPRQATPMPPTGYKPPFKPHPLQVERALSLMAQAQRPVIIAGGGVIHAGAHESLRKLAELTGFPVSTTLMGLGGLPADHPLSLGMPGMHGTGYANLAIYNADLLLVVGCRLDDRVTGNVAKFSPGSKVIHVDVDASEIGKNLECQVPIVGDAGQALAQLLAGAQAWPERPDTTAWRKQIDQWKKKYPMVYPKSDDVIAPQWAIQEVGKLLAPEDIVVTGVGQHQMFVAQYYPFRRPRTMISSGGLGTMGFGLPAAIGAQMGAPERQVVCFDGDGSFLMNIQELATAVRYRVPLVAVVLNNAWLGMVAQWQRMFYDRRMSQSETAAPPYDKVAQAFGALGKRVERPEEFVPAMQWALREAKAQKLPVVLDVMIEREAKVLPMVPPGGANAEFIPCQSGDCQ; encoded by the coding sequence ATGAGCAGCGCGGCAAAAGCGAAAAACAAACCCCAGGCCGGAACCTACAACGGCGCCGACGCCGTGGTCGACGCCCTGCGCGCCCAAGGCGTGGAGCTTATCTTCGGCATGGTCGGCGGGCAGATCATGCCCGTCTACGACGCCTTGCACCGCCACCACTGCTTTGGCCACGTGCTGGTGGGCCACGAGCAGGGCGCGGCCCACATGGCCGAGGGCTACGCCCGGGCCACCGGCAAGCCCGGCGTGATCATGACCACCAGCGGCCCCGGCGCCACCAACCTGGTCACCGGCCTGGCCGACGCCTTCATGGACTCCACCCCGGTGGTGGCCATCACCGGCCAGGTGGCCAGCACCCTGCTGGGCAATGACGCCTTCCAAGAGGCCGACATGCGCGGCATCACCATGCCCATCACCAAGCACAACTATCAGGTGCAAAACGCCGACGATCTGCCCGAGATCTTCGCCGAGGCCTTTTACGTGGCCCTCAGCGGCCGGCCCGGCCCGGTGCTCATCGACCTGCCCCGCGACGTGGCCGTCAGCCCCTGCCAGCCGCGCCAGGCCACGCCCATGCCGCCCACCGGCTACAAGCCGCCGTTCAAGCCCCATCCGTTGCAGGTCGAGCGGGCCTTGTCACTGATGGCCCAGGCCCAGCGGCCGGTGATCATCGCCGGCGGCGGGGTGATCCACGCCGGGGCCCACGAGTCGCTGCGCAAGCTGGCCGAGCTGACTGGTTTTCCGGTGAGCACCACGCTGATGGGCCTGGGCGGCCTGCCGGCCGATCATCCCCTGAGCCTGGGCATGCCCGGCATGCACGGCACCGGCTACGCCAATCTGGCCATTTACAACGCCGATCTGCTGCTGGTGGTCGGTTGCCGGCTCGACGACCGCGTCACCGGCAACGTGGCCAAGTTCTCGCCCGGCTCCAAGGTCATCCACGTCGACGTGGACGCCTCCGAGATCGGCAAGAACCTGGAGTGCCAAGTGCCCATCGTCGGCGACGCCGGCCAGGCCCTGGCCCAACTGCTGGCCGGGGCCCAGGCCTGGCCCGAGCGCCCCGACACCACGGCCTGGCGCAAGCAGATCGACCAGTGGAAAAAGAAATACCCCATGGTCTATCCTAAAAGCGACGACGTCATCGCCCCCCAGTGGGCCATCCAGGAGGTGGGCAAGCTCCTGGCCCCCGAGGACATCGTCGTCACCGGCGTGGGCCAGCACCAGATGTTCGTGGCCCAATATTATCCCTTCCGCCGGCCGCGCACGATGATCAGCAGCGGCGGGCTGGGCACCATGGGCTTTGGCCTGCCGGCGGCCATCGGGGCCCAGATGGGCGCGCCCGAGCGCCAGGTGGTCTGCTTTGACGGCGACGGCTCGTTTTTGATGAACATCCAGGAGCTGGCCACGGCCGTGCGCTATCGGGTGCCATTGGTGGCGGTGGTGCTCAACAACGCCTGGCTGGGCATGGTGGCCCAGTGGCAGCGCATGTTCTACGATCGGCGCATGAGCCAGTCCGAAACCGCCGCGCCGCCCTACGATAAGGTGGCCCAGGCCTTTGGCGCGCTGGGCAAACGGGTCGAGCGGCCCGAGGAGTTCGTGCCGGCCATGCAGTGGGCCCTGCGCGAGGCCAAGGCCCAGAAGCTGCCGGTGGTCTTGGACGTGATGATCGAGCGCGAGGCCAAGGTGCTGCCGATGGTGCCGCCGGGCGGCGCCAACGCCGAGTTCATCCCCTGCCAGAGCGGAGATTGCCAATGA
- the ilvN gene encoding acetolactate synthase small subunit — translation MSEEYCPISVLVRNEPGVLARVAGLFARRGFNINSLAVGETEDPQVSRITVVVKGDPHTVDQAVKQLRRLVSVIKVRDQSTMPRVERGLALIKVRATPAQRGEIMQLAGVFRANVDHVDGHCMVIEVSGNRNKIEAMIDMLKPYGIMELARTGQIVLARVRSIHQGMEGAGSAYVPDPDEDPQATYNVYQQS, via the coding sequence ATGAGCGAGGAATATTGCCCCATTTCGGTGCTGGTGCGCAACGAGCCAGGCGTGCTGGCGCGGGTGGCCGGCCTGTTCGCCCGGCGGGGCTTCAACATCAACAGCCTGGCCGTTGGCGAGACCGAAGACCCCCAGGTCAGCCGCATCACGGTGGTGGTCAAGGGCGACCCCCACACCGTCGATCAGGCGGTCAAGCAACTGCGGCGGCTGGTCAGCGTGATCAAGGTGCGCGATCAATCCACAATGCCGCGCGTCGAGCGGGGCCTGGCCCTGATCAAGGTGCGGGCCACGCCGGCCCAGCGCGGCGAGATCATGCAGTTGGCCGGCGTTTTCCGGGCCAACGTCGATCACGTCGACGGCCACTGCATGGTCATCGAGGTCAGCGGCAACCGCAACAAGATCGAGGCGATGATTGACATGCTAAAGCCCTATGGCATCATGGAGCTGGCCCGCACCGGCCAGATCGTCCTGGCCCGCGTGCGCTCCATCCACCAGGGCATGGAAGGGGCCGGCAGCGCCTACGTGCCCGACCCCGACGAAGACCCCCAGGCGACCTACAACGTTTATCAACAAAGTTGA
- the ilvC gene encoding ketol-acid reductoisomerase — protein MTIYYQKDCDMGLLKGKKICVLGYGSQGRAHANNLHDSGLDVTVALREGSATFQRVQDDGLKAAPVAQAVAQADLVCFLLPDQVQADVYNAVVAPNLKKGAAILFAHGFNIHYGQIVPPADVDVLMVAPKGPGKLVRDLYVAGQGVPCLIAIHQDASGKAKDLGLAYAAGIGGARAGVIETSFKEETETDLFGEQAVLCGGLTALMKAGFETLVDAGYAPEMAYFECINEMKLIVDLIYQGGMTNMRRFISDTAKFGDVTRGPRVIDDYVRQNMEEILTEIQNGEFAREWILENKANRPVFNALLRADEAHEMEEVGARLRSMMNWL, from the coding sequence GTGACCATTTATTATCAAAAAGACTGCGACATGGGCCTGCTCAAAGGCAAAAAGATCTGCGTGCTGGGTTATGGCTCCCAGGGCCGCGCCCACGCCAACAACCTGCACGATTCGGGCCTGGACGTGACCGTGGCCCTGCGCGAGGGTTCGGCCACCTTCCAGCGCGTGCAAGACGATGGCCTCAAGGCCGCGCCCGTGGCCCAGGCCGTGGCCCAGGCCGACCTGGTCTGCTTCCTGCTGCCCGACCAGGTCCAGGCCGACGTCTACAACGCGGTGGTGGCCCCCAACCTGAAAAAAGGCGCGGCCATTCTCTTTGCCCACGGCTTCAACATCCACTATGGCCAGATCGTGCCGCCGGCCGACGTGGACGTGCTGATGGTGGCCCCCAAAGGCCCCGGCAAGCTGGTGCGCGACCTCTACGTGGCCGGCCAGGGCGTGCCCTGCCTGATCGCCATCCACCAGGACGCCTCGGGCAAGGCCAAGGACTTGGGCCTGGCCTACGCCGCCGGCATCGGCGGGGCCCGGGCCGGCGTCATCGAAACCTCGTTCAAGGAAGAGACCGAGACCGACCTCTTTGGCGAACAAGCCGTCTTGTGCGGCGGGCTCACCGCCCTGATGAAGGCCGGCTTCGAGACCTTGGTCGACGCCGGTTACGCCCCGGAGATGGCCTACTTCGAGTGCATCAACGAGATGAAGCTCATCGTCGACCTGATCTACCAGGGCGGCATGACCAACATGCGCCGCTTCATCTCCGACACGGCCAAGTTCGGCGACGTCACCCGCGGGCCCAGGGTCATCGACGACTACGTGCGCCAGAACATGGAAGAGATCCTCACCGAGATTCAAAACGGCGAGTTCGCCCGCGAGTGGATCTTGGAAAACAAGGCCAACCGCCCGGTGTTCAACGCCCTTTTGCGGGCCGACGAGGCCCACGAGATGGAAGAAGTCGGCGCGCGCCTGCGCTCGATGATGAACTGGCTCTAG
- the leuC gene encoding 3-isopropylmalate dehydratase large subunit, whose product MPSLIDKIWDAHVVLREPGRPALLYVDRHLVHEVTSPQAFQGLRLAGRRVRRPDLTFAVCDHVVPTDSRQRPLADQVAETQLAALEQNAAQFGVTFFGMEDPRQGVIHVVMAEQGVILPGATVFCGDSHTATHGAFGALAFGVGTSEVEHILATQTLAQAKPKSMAVRFVGQLPAGLSAKDMALAFIGQVGAAGGTGHLVEYMGPAVEALSMEGRMTLCNMSVECGAKAGLVAPDQTTFDYLQGRPFAPKGADWDEAVACWRALKSDADAVFDAEVVVDLSGLEPQVTWGINPGQATGLSGRVPDPAAMADPEQQRAAIKALAYMGLEPGQKIADLAVDYVFIGSCTNGRIQDLRAAAAVVKGRKVAPGVTALVVPGSGLVRAQAEAEGLDRVFIEAGFQWRLAGCSMCLAMNPDVLPSGKRCASTSNRNFEDRQGRGGRTHLCSPATAAASAIAGRLADARTL is encoded by the coding sequence ATGCCCAGCCTCATCGACAAGATTTGGGACGCCCACGTGGTCCTGCGCGAGCCGGGACGGCCGGCGCTGCTCTACGTCGACCGTCACCTGGTTCACGAGGTCACCTCGCCCCAGGCCTTCCAGGGCCTGCGCCTGGCCGGTCGCCGGGTGCGCCGGCCCGACCTGACCTTCGCCGTCTGCGACCACGTCGTGCCCACCGACAGCCGCCAGCGGCCCCTGGCCGACCAGGTCGCCGAGACCCAGCTGGCCGCCCTGGAGCAAAACGCCGCCCAGTTTGGCGTGACCTTTTTTGGCATGGAAGACCCGCGCCAGGGCGTCATTCACGTGGTCATGGCCGAGCAAGGGGTGATCCTGCCGGGCGCCACGGTCTTTTGCGGCGACAGCCACACCGCCACCCACGGCGCTTTCGGCGCGCTGGCCTTTGGCGTGGGCACCAGCGAGGTCGAGCATATCCTGGCCACCCAGACCCTGGCCCAGGCCAAGCCCAAGAGCATGGCCGTGCGTTTTGTCGGCCAATTGCCGGCCGGCCTTTCGGCCAAGGACATGGCGCTGGCCTTCATCGGCCAGGTGGGCGCGGCCGGCGGCACGGGCCATCTGGTCGAATACATGGGCCCGGCCGTGGAGGCCCTGTCCATGGAAGGCCGCATGACGCTGTGCAACATGTCGGTGGAGTGCGGGGCCAAGGCCGGCCTGGTGGCCCCCGATCAGACGACTTTTGACTATCTGCAAGGTCGGCCCTTCGCGCCCAAGGGCGCCGATTGGGACGAGGCCGTGGCCTGTTGGCGCGCGCTCAAATCCGACGCCGACGCGGTCTTTGACGCCGAGGTCGTCGTCGACCTCAGCGGCCTGGAGCCCCAGGTGACCTGGGGCATCAACCCCGGCCAGGCCACCGGCCTGAGCGGCCGCGTGCCCGATCCGGCGGCCATGGCCGACCCCGAGCAGCAACGGGCCGCCATCAAGGCCCTGGCCTACATGGGCCTGGAGCCGGGGCAAAAAATCGCCGACCTGGCCGTGGATTACGTGTTCATCGGCTCGTGCACCAACGGCCGCATCCAAGACCTGCGCGCGGCGGCGGCGGTGGTCAAGGGCCGCAAGGTCGCCCCGGGCGTGACGGCCCTGGTCGTGCCCGGCTCGGGCCTGGTGCGGGCCCAGGCCGAGGCCGAGGGCCTGGACCGGGTGTTCATCGAGGCCGGCTTCCAGTGGCGGCTGGCCGGCTGTTCGATGTGCCTGGCCATGAACCCCGACGTGCTGCCCAGCGGCAAACGCTGCGCCAGCACCAGCAACCGCAATTTCGAGGATAGGCAGGGCCGGGGCGGGCGCACCCATTTGTGTTCGCCGGCCACGGCCGCGGCCTCGGCCATCGCCGGCAGGCTGGCCGACGCCAGGACGCTCTAG
- a CDS encoding hotdog domain-containing protein, which yields MTHAQLIDLAMTRIGQALTAALAPGASAVLSHVAADFFGPPDGLERPEVTVDVQKAGRTMAFAGAFVWRDGQRLARVSAVYRVRPAAEPTT from the coding sequence ATGACCCACGCGCAACTGATCGACCTGGCGATGACGCGCATCGGCCAAGCCCTGACCGCGGCCCTGGCGCCGGGCGCGAGCGCCGTGCTCAGCCATGTCGCGGCCGACTTTTTCGGCCCGCCGGACGGGCTGGAGCGGCCAGAGGTGACGGTGGACGTGCAAAAGGCCGGCCGCACCATGGCCTTTGCCGGGGCCTTTGTCTGGCGGGATGGCCAGCGACTGGCCAGGGTCAGCGCCGTCTACAGGGTTCGACCGGCCGCCGAGCCGACAACCTGA